From one Lycium barbarum isolate Lr01 chromosome 6, ASM1917538v2, whole genome shotgun sequence genomic stretch:
- the LOC132600016 gene encoding enoyl-CoA delta isomerase 1, peroxisomal-like — MCTLEKRGNIFFLTLTGTDEHRLNPNLIDSIRAALQTVQSEATSSSSSALITTAQDKFFSNGYDLKWALVDKGARLQLISKKFRSLVSDLINLPVPTIAAITGHASAAGFVFALCHDYIMMRKGRGFLYMSDLDNGFQIPIWFSPLLKCKVGSPAVWREVVLKAAKLTGDMAVERGIVDSAYDGVEETVEAAVKLGEELVRRKWDGNVYAGCRKTLYVELLKKLGSDETVGDYGDDEPNKKTLSKP; from the coding sequence ATGTGCACATTAGAGAAGAGAGGCAACATCTTCTTCCTAACCTTAACCGGCACTGATGAACACCGTTTAAACCCCAACCTTATTGACTCCATCAGAGCCGCTCTCCAGACCGTCCAATCCGAAGCtacttcctcttcttcttccgcTCTGATTACCACAGCCCAAGACAAATTCTTCTCCAATGGTTACGATCTTAAATGGGCCTTAGTGGACAAGGGCGCCAGGCTACAACTCATATCCAAAAAGTTCCGTTCTCTCGTTTCCGACCTAATCAACTTGCCTGTCCCCACAATCGCTGCTATCACTGGACACGCGTCAGCTGCTGGGTTTGTCTTTGCGTTGTGTCATGATTACATTATGATGCGTAAAGGTCGAGGGTTTCTTTACATGAGTGATCTCGATAATGGGTTTCAGATACCTATTTGGTTTTCGCCTTTGTTGAAGTGCAAAGTGGGGTCGCCTGCGGTTTGGCGTGAGGTGGTTTTGAAAGCAGCTAAGTTGACGGGTGACATGGCAGTTGAAAGGGGTATCGTGGATTCTGCTTATGATGGAGTGGAAGAGACAGTGGAGGCAGCTGTAAAGTTGGGTGAAGAATTGGTGAGAAGAAAGTGGGATGGGAACGTGTATGCTGGTTGTAGGAAAACACTGTATGTGGAGTTATTAAAGAAGCTTGGTTCTGATGAGACTGTGGGAGATTATGGGGACGACGAGCCAAACAAGAAAACTCTGTCAAAGCCGTGA
- the LOC132600015 gene encoding (S)-8-oxocitronellyl enol synthase CYC2-like: MNWWWSRSVNTPRIKHSQVEYCVTHQSYQNVGLVIGVTGVVGNSLAETLSSTDTPGGPWKVYGVSRRGPLVCNTAKVIYIQCDVSLATDTQAKLSTLEDVTHIFWVTSAFDLSSAKCCEINGAMICNVLRAVIPNAPNLRHICLQTGAMHYMAVHRSIDGKLRVISHDPPFTEDMDRLENIHNFYYALEDVLLDEVSRKKSITWSVHRPDTIFGFSPHSTLNIVGTLCVYATICKYENIPLKFPGTKAVWDSYSNASDANLVAEHQIWAALCQQGKNKAFNITNGDVFKWKHLWKVLAKKIGVEYVGFDEAKKIISLSEMMKYKGPVWDKIVRDNNLISTTLEQVGLWGFADMLLAGGTSRLSSINRSKENGFIGFRNSTNSFIYWIQKAKDNRLIP, from the exons ATGAACTGGTGGTGGTCAAGATCTGTCAATACGCCACGG ATCAAACATTCACAAGTTGAGTACTGTGTAACACATCAAAGCTACCAAAATGTTGGCCTGGTCATTGGAGTCACTGGTGTAGTTGGCAACAGCTTGGCCGAAACACTCTCATCCACTGACACCCCAGGCGGTCCATGGAAAGTATATGGTGTATCGCGACGGGGTCCACTAGTCTGCAATACTGCTAAAGTCATATATATTCAGTGCGACGTCTCCTTAGCAACTGACACACAAGCCAAGTTATCGACCCTGGAAGATGTGACACACATCTTCTGGGTGACTTCAGCTTTTGACCTTTCCTCAGCCAAATGTTGCGAAATAAATGGAGCCATGATTTGCAATGTCCTCCGTGCTGTCATCCCAAATGCACCCAATTTACGCCACATCTGTCTTCAGACGGGCGCAATGCATTATATGGCTGTACACAGATCAATTGATGGGAAACTTCGTGTTATCTCCCACGATCCACCTTTCACTGAAGACATGGATAGATTGGAAAACATTCACAACTTTTATTACGCGTTAGAAGATGTACTACTCGATGAGGTCTCTAGAAAAAAAAGCATAACATGGTCCGTCCACAGGCCTGATACAATTTTCGGGTTTTCACCACATAGCACATTGAACATTGTTGGAACACTTTGCGTGTATGCAACAATATGCAAATACGAAAACATTCCGCTGAAATTTCCAGGAACGAAAGCCGTTTGGGATAGTTACTCTAACGCATCAGATGCAAATTTGGTGGCAGAGCAtcaaatttgggcagcactttgTCAACAGGGGAAAAACAAAGCATTTAACATTACCAACGGCGATGTGTTCAAATGGAAGCATTTGTGGAAGGTGTTGGCAAAAAAGATCGGAGTAGAATATGTGGGATTCGATGAGGCCAAGAAGATTATTTCATTGTCTGAAATGATGAAGTACAAGGGGCCTGTGTGGGATAAGATTGTGAGAGACAATAACTTGATTTCCACAACGTTGGAACAGGTTGGCTTGTGGGGATTTGCAGATATGTTACTGGCTGGAGGGACTAGTAGGTTGAGCAGCATAAATCGCAGCAAAGAGAATGGTTTCATTGGCTTCAGGAATTCCACCAATTCCTTCATTTACTGGATACAGAAGGCAAAAGATAATAGATTAATTCCATGA